In Neorhizobium sp. NCHU2750, a single genomic region encodes these proteins:
- a CDS encoding recombinase family protein, whose product MTQTILYARVSTLDQDLTHQRTHAEKAGFHIDEVVADHGVSGVSTRLAERTEGKRLFDMLRRGDTLVVRWVDRLGRNYEDVTETIRLFMKKGVIIRTVINNMTFDGSTTDPTQMAVRDALIAFMAATAQAQAEATKEAQRAGIEANKGNADKYRGKKPSYSRDQFNTVVDMIGAGQGASAISKATGLTRQTILRIRDDQAASEAALAKWGI is encoded by the coding sequence ATGACACAGACAATCCTATACGCCCGCGTCTCCACACTAGACCAAGACCTAACCCACCAACGCACCCACGCTGAGAAGGCTGGCTTCCATATCGATGAAGTCGTAGCCGATCATGGTGTGTCCGGTGTCAGCACTCGTCTGGCTGAACGAACCGAAGGCAAGCGGCTGTTCGATATGCTTCGACGCGGCGATACTCTGGTCGTTCGTTGGGTCGATCGCCTTGGCAGAAACTATGAAGATGTAACCGAGACCATCCGCCTGTTCATGAAGAAGGGTGTGATCATCCGGACTGTCATCAACAACATGACCTTCGATGGCTCTACCACCGATCCGACACAGATGGCTGTTCGTGACGCCCTAATCGCATTCATGGCAGCGACAGCCCAAGCGCAAGCCGAAGCCACCAAGGAAGCTCAGAGAGCCGGTATAGAGGCGAACAAGGGCAATGCAGACAAGTATCGCGGTAAGAAGCCGTCATACAGCCGGGATCAGTTCAACACAGTGGTCGATATGATCGGTGCAGGGCAGGGCGCATCAGCCATATCCAAGGCAACAGGGCTGACACGGCAGACGATCTTGCGCATTCGCGACGATCAGGCAGCTTCAGAGGCAGCTTTGGCGAAGTGGGGAATTTAA